The stretch of DNA AAAAGTAGAAAAATCTGGAATAGTATTGAACGTAATACCGGGAAGTGCCTTTGGTACAGGATTACATTCAACAACCAAACTGGCAGCTGAACTTTTAAGAAAAGTTGACTGTAGAGGCAAAGATGTTATTGACATAGGAACAGGAAGTGGGATACTATCGGTTTTAGCTAAAAAGCTTGGGGCTAACCGTGTGTGTGCTTTAGATAATGATAATCTGTCTATAGAAAAAGCCGAAGAAACAGCCATTTTAAATAACGTTGATATTGAAATAAGATTATCCGATTTATTAAGCGTAGTGGGAGAAAATGAAAGTTTTGATATATTAGTTTCTAATATTGTGGCTGAAGTATTGATACAGTTAATGAAAGATCCTAAATTTGATAAAGTACTTAAAGAAAATGGATTTGTCATCTTTTCTGGTATAATTGAAAGTAAAGAAAGGTCTATTATGGAGCAAGCAAAAGAAGTCGATTTAGTGTTGAAAGATAGAACGGAGGACGGTTCTTGGATAGCCCTGATGTTTCAAAAGAAGACTTAAAAATAATTGAAAAACAATTGGGACGTATTGTTAGTAATGCGTTAAATGTAGAAGAAAGATGCATTTACGGCTATCCTCAAGTAATAAAGAGTTTCCCTTTAAAAGATGGAAAACCTTTTCCGACTCTTTATTGGTTAACATGTCCTTATTTAGTGGAAGAAGTTTCAAAATTGGAAGCTCAAGGAAAAATAACTGAAATAGAAAAAATTATACAAAATGATCCAGAATTAAGAATGCAAATGATTCGTGCTCACAAAGAAGAGATTGAAAAAAGAATGAAGATATTAGAGGGAGAATTAAATTCTCTATCTAAAAATATAATAAAGAAACTAAAAGAAACGGGAATAGGTGGAATAAAGAATTTTTCTACTATAAAGTGTTTACATTTACACTATGCATCTTATTTAGTTGGGGAGAACAATCCCGTGGGAGAAATAGTGGATCGTTATATTGGTAAGAATTATTGTGACGACAAAAAATGCGAAAAATTATGATTTTAAGGGGCGAAGGGCTTCCCTGCTGGGTTTAGGGACCGCAGGTCCTTCCTTAGATGGGTGGGCTGCGGGGCGAAGGGGCGCTAAATCAAGTTTTAGAACACCCGGGGGGAAAGCCCTTTTGCTGCCTTATGCAAAAAGCTTTTGTAAAATATACTTTGATTTTGGGGTTTTTAAGGGGCGAAGCCCTTTTGCTGCCTTATGCAAAAAGCTTTTGTAAAATATACTTTGATTTTGGGATTTTTAAGGGGCGAAGCCCTTTTGCTGCCTTATGCAAAAAGCTTTTGTAAAATATACTTTGATTTTGGGATTTTTAAGGGGCGAAGCCCTTTTGCTGCCTTATGCAAAAAGCTTTTGTAAAATATACTTTGATTTTGGGATTTTTAAGGGGCGAAGCCCCTTAATGAATGGAGGTGAAACACCCTTTGATAGACAGATCAATTTTAAAAAGTATCCCTAAAAAACCGGGGGTATATATTTTTAAAAACAATAAAGGTGATCCATTATATATAGGTAAAGCCAAAAACTTAAAAAATAGAGTTTCTTCATATTTTAATAAGAAAAATTATATAGGAAATGAAAAAACTTATGAAATGCTCGAAAACGCTACGAATTTAGACTATATAATAACTTCAAATGAGAATCAAGCATTCATCTTAGAAGCCAATCTCATCTATGTACATAAACCAAAATACAATATAATGTTAAAAGATACACGAGTGTATCCATATATCTTAGTTACAGATGAACAATTTTCCAAGATAAAATATATTCGTACAAAAAAAGAAGAAAAAGGTAAATACTATGGACCATACTCTGATGTGAAATTTGTAAAAGATGTAATAGAGGTACTACAAAGTGTTTATAAGATTAGAAGTTGTGATAGGGATTTAAGCAGAAAAAGCAAGCCTTGCTTCCTATACCATTTAGGCAGATGCTATGGTCCATGTTACAAGGAAGTAGACGAAAAGGCATATCAAGAATCGGTGGAAAAAGTAAAAAAAGTTTTGTCAGGAGATATTGCAGAAGTGAAAAACTATCTTCAAATATCTATGAAAGATTATGCCAAAATAAAAAATTATGAAAAAGCTGCTCAAATGCGTGACACATTGTTCAAATTAGAAAATTTGTTTGAAGAAGTAGCGGTTGAATACAAAAACGGAAAAAATATAGATATAATAATGTATGAATCCCCCGTTTATTTAGTT from Petrotoga olearia DSM 13574 encodes:
- a CDS encoding 50S ribosomal protein L11 methyltransferase, which codes for MDGVWVNPFSDKKVEKSGIVLNVIPGSAFGTGLHSTTKLAAELLRKVDCRGKDVIDIGTGSGILSVLAKKLGANRVCALDNDNLSIEKAEETAILNNVDIEIRLSDLLSVVGENESFDILVSNIVAEVLIQLMKDPKFDKVLKENGFVIFSGIIESKERSIMEQAKEVDLVLKDRTEDGSWIALMFQKKT
- a CDS encoding DUF501 domain-containing protein, which encodes MDSPDVSKEDLKIIEKQLGRIVSNALNVEERCIYGYPQVIKSFPLKDGKPFPTLYWLTCPYLVEEVSKLEAQGKITEIEKIIQNDPELRMQMIRAHKEEIEKRMKILEGELNSLSKNIIKKLKETGIGGIKNFSTIKCLHLHYASYLVGENNPVGEIVDRYIGKNYCDDKKCEKL